One window of the Lycium ferocissimum isolate CSIRO_LF1 unplaced genomic scaffold, AGI_CSIRO_Lferr_CH_V1 ctg2202, whole genome shotgun sequence genome contains the following:
- the LOC132043208 gene encoding serine racemase-like isoform X1 — protein MEPNWPTSSDGYAADISSIRQAQVRIEPFAHKTPVLTSETLDSIAGRKLYFKCECFQKGGAFKFRGACNAIYSLDDDQAVNGVVTHSSGNHAAALALAAKLRGIPAYIVIPKNAPKCKVENVKRYGGQVIWSEPSMHSREDTANKVLQDTGAVLIHPYNDGRIISGQGTISLELLEQASEIDTLIVPISGGGLISGVALAAKAINPAIRILAAEPMGADDAFQSKVNGRITKLSEVNTIADGLRAFLGDLTW, from the exons ATGGAACCAAACTGGCCAACATCTAGTGACGGTTATGCTGCTGATATATCTTCCATCAGGCAAGCTCAAGTACGCATTGAGCCCTTTGCGCACAAAACTCCTGTCCTCACTTCAGAAACCTTAGATTCTATTGCTGGAAGAAAGCTGTACTTTAAATGTGAATGCTTTCAGAAGGG GGGAGCTTTTAAATTCCGAGGGGCCTGCAATGCTATTTATTCACTTGATGATGATCAGGCCGTTAATGGAGTTGTAACTCATAGCAG TGGAAATCATGCTGCAGCTCTTGCGTTGGCTGCAAAGCTACGGGGCATCCCTGCATATATAGTTATACCAAAAAATGCTCCAAAATGCAAAGTTGAGAATGTCAAACGTTACGGTGGTCAGGTTATCTGGAGTGAGCCATCGATGCACTCCCGAGAGGATACTGCGAACAAGGTGTTGCAAGATACTGGTGCTGTTCTTATACATCCCTATAATGACGGGCGCATCATAAG TGGGCAAGGTACAATATCACTGGAGCTTCTGGAACAGGCTTCAGAGATTGACACTTTAATAGTCCCAATTAGCG GAGGTGGTCTGATATCGGGAGTTGCATTGGCTGCCAAGGCCATTAATCCTGCCATTCGCATTTTGGCTGCCGAACCAATGGGAGCAGATGATGCTTTCCAGTCGAAGGTCAACGGTAGGATCACTAAGTTATCTGAAGTCAACACTATTGCCGATGGGCTTCGAGCTTTTCTTGGAGATCTCACATGGTAA
- the LOC132043208 gene encoding serine racemase-like isoform X2, translating into MLSEGVLIKGHCFMQFIRGAFKFRGACNAIYSLDDDQAVNGVVTHSSGNHAAALALAAKLRGIPAYIVIPKNAPKCKVENVKRYGGQVIWSEPSMHSREDTANKVLQDTGAVLIHPYNDGRIISGQGTISLELLEQASEIDTLIVPISGGGLISGVALAAKAINPAIRILAAEPMGADDAFQSKVNGRITKLSEVNTIADGLRAFLGDLTW; encoded by the exons ATGCTTTCAGAAGGG GTTCTAATTAAGGGCCATTGCTTCATGCAATTTATCAGGGGAGCTTTTAAATTCCGAGGGGCCTGCAATGCTATTTATTCACTTGATGATGATCAGGCCGTTAATGGAGTTGTAACTCATAGCAG TGGAAATCATGCTGCAGCTCTTGCGTTGGCTGCAAAGCTACGGGGCATCCCTGCATATATAGTTATACCAAAAAATGCTCCAAAATGCAAAGTTGAGAATGTCAAACGTTACGGTGGTCAGGTTATCTGGAGTGAGCCATCGATGCACTCCCGAGAGGATACTGCGAACAAGGTGTTGCAAGATACTGGTGCTGTTCTTATACATCCCTATAATGACGGGCGCATCATAAG TGGGCAAGGTACAATATCACTGGAGCTTCTGGAACAGGCTTCAGAGATTGACACTTTAATAGTCCCAATTAGCG GAGGTGGTCTGATATCGGGAGTTGCATTGGCTGCCAAGGCCATTAATCCTGCCATTCGCATTTTGGCTGCCGAACCAATGGGAGCAGATGATGCTTTCCAGTCGAAGGTCAACGGTAGGATCACTAAGTTATCTGAAGTCAACACTATTGCCGATGGGCTTCGAGCTTTTCTTGGAGATCTCACATGGTAA